The bacterium genome has a segment encoding these proteins:
- a CDS encoding VanZ family protein, which yields MLKTKHAIIWLPVVLYYAFISFLSSRSDLGINPFLFEYADKVIHFCEYFILGIFLARSLAWEARYHHMRRRWRYLFLLVIPVLGISDEIHQLFVPNRMFDLLDFTADVLGAYSGLIVAWKIYKKKFHLQENAG from the coding sequence ATGCTTAAAACCAAGCACGCCATCATCTGGCTCCCCGTTGTATTATATTACGCGTTTATTTCCTTTCTTTCATCCCGTTCCGATTTAGGCATTAATCCTTTTCTATTTGAGTATGCCGATAAGGTTATTCATTTTTGTGAATATTTTATTTTAGGAATTTTTCTGGCCAGATCTCTTGCCTGGGAAGCTCGTTATCATCACATGAGGCGCCGCTGGCGTTATCTTTTTTTATTGGTGATTCCTGTTTTGGGAATATCGGATGAAATACATCAGCTCTTTGTTCCTAACCGCATGTTTGATTTACTCGATTTTACAGCCGATGTGTTGGGGGCTTATAGTGGCCTTATTGTAGCGTGGAAAATTTATAAAAAGAAGTTTCATCTCCAAGAAAATGCAGGATGA
- the sppA gene encoding signal peptide peptidase SppA, with protein sequence MLVGFVSILFYWMDDGKGFIPGGSVAVVKIEGPIFDSKETLEDLNKYRKNRSVKAVVLRIDSPGGAVAPSQEIFEEVKKLKQDKKVVVSMGTMAASGGYYISCAADYIMAMKGTITGSIGVIMESLGVNRLAEWAMLESRVIKTGKFKDVGSPMKPMDDEDRAYLQSILNNMYTQFKGDVGEGRKMTPEQVEELAQGKVYTGEQAKALGLIDGLGTIYDAIDQAKKMAGLSQDAHVVWPRKKENPLDFLAESKWMQHFLSIVTNKLEAKTEPQWMYLYSPSVIH encoded by the coding sequence GTGCTTGTTGGTTTTGTTTCGATTTTATTTTACTGGATGGATGATGGAAAAGGTTTTATTCCCGGTGGCTCGGTAGCGGTTGTTAAAATTGAAGGTCCCATTTTTGATTCTAAAGAAACGCTGGAAGATTTAAATAAATACAGAAAAAATCGTTCGGTAAAAGCTGTGGTATTGAGAATTGATTCTCCCGGTGGTGCTGTAGCTCCTTCTCAGGAAATTTTTGAAGAAGTTAAAAAATTAAAACAAGATAAAAAGGTAGTGGTATCTATGGGTACCATGGCTGCTTCTGGTGGTTATTATATTTCCTGTGCCGCCGATTATATTATGGCCATGAAAGGTACCATTACCGGCAGTATTGGCGTGATTATGGAAAGCCTGGGAGTGAATCGCTTGGCCGAGTGGGCCATGCTTGAAAGCCGGGTGATTAAAACTGGAAAGTTTAAAGATGTAGGTTCTCCCATGAAGCCTATGGATGATGAAGATAGGGCTTATTTACAAAGTATTTTAAATAATATGTATACGCAGTTTAAGGGCGATGTGGGAGAAGGTAGAAAAATGACGCCCGAGCAGGTAGAGGAGTTAGCGCAGGGAAAAGTTTATACAGGTGAACAGGCCAAAGCCTTGGGTTTAATTGATGGCCTGGGAACCATTTACGATGCCATAGACCAAGCTAAAAAAATGGCCGGTTTATCGCAAGATGCTCATGTGGTTTGGCCGCGCAAAAAAGAAAACCCGCTTGATTTTTTAGCTGAGTCCAAATGGATGCAGCATTTTTTAAGTATAGTAACCAACAAACTGGAAGCTAAAACCGAGCCCCAGTGGATGTATTTATATTCGCCATCGGTTATACATTAA
- the miaB gene encoding tRNA (N6-isopentenyl adenosine(37)-C2)-methylthiotransferase MiaB: MKAHLKTYGCQMNVQDSLQMKGLLAKQGYDHTDNASEADMVLLVTCSIREKAVDKVYSDLGRIREMLPDNPNMVVGVSGCVAQQEKENLFKRFPFVDMVFGPDAVSELPTMLKDARDQKQKGFKSRILKTKFHHKKDFEFVNLLYDGEENRVKAYVNIQKGCDNVCAFCIVPRVRGAEVSRPSSQIIDEIKALVDLGVKDVTLLGQNVNSYGLKDTGEVTFAQLLEKIAKETNLAQLRFTTSHPKDVGDDLVEQFKNLSILAPHFHLPVQSGSDRILQAMRRQYDTKHYLTVVEKLKKVRPDIVFTTDFIVGFPGETAEDFEATINLLHTVGYDLSFSFTYSPRPGTTALRLEDNVSEEVKKERLDILLNRQRQVSGANNAKLLDTQQTMLVENYSAENKTWFGRTGTNKIVHLQDENPKRSLTGEFVKVKVIKANPHSLIAEAI, encoded by the coding sequence ATGAAAGCCCACTTAAAAACCTACGGCTGCCAAATGAATGTGCAGGATTCGTTGCAAATGAAGGGGCTCTTGGCCAAACAAGGCTATGATCACACCGATAACGCCTCAGAAGCCGATATGGTGCTGCTTGTTACCTGTAGTATCCGTGAAAAAGCCGTTGATAAAGTTTATTCCGATTTAGGACGTATCCGCGAGATGCTGCCCGATAATCCCAATATGGTGGTGGGGGTTTCGGGTTGCGTGGCCCAGCAGGAAAAAGAAAATTTATTTAAGCGTTTTCCTTTTGTAGATATGGTGTTTGGCCCGGATGCCGTGAGTGAATTGCCCACCATGCTTAAAGATGCGCGCGATCAAAAACAAAAAGGTTTTAAGAGCCGTATTCTTAAAACCAAATTTCATCATAAAAAAGATTTTGAATTTGTAAATTTGCTCTACGACGGCGAAGAAAACAGGGTTAAGGCCTATGTGAATATTCAAAAAGGCTGCGATAACGTATGTGCCTTTTGCATTGTGCCGCGTGTACGGGGTGCCGAAGTATCGCGTCCCAGTTCGCAAATTATTGATGAAATTAAAGCTTTGGTAGATTTAGGGGTAAAAGATGTGACTCTGTTGGGGCAGAACGTGAATTCGTATGGATTAAAAGATACCGGCGAAGTAACGTTTGCACAATTGCTTGAAAAAATTGCTAAGGAAACTAATTTGGCTCAATTACGCTTTACAACTTCTCATCCTAAAGATGTAGGCGATGATTTAGTGGAGCAATTTAAAAATCTTTCTATTTTAGCCCCTCATTTTCACTTGCCGGTTCAATCGGGCAGTGATCGCATCTTGCAAGCCATGCGCCGCCAGTACGATACAAAGCATTATCTCACTGTGGTTGAAAAGTTAAAAAAAGTACGTCCCGATATTGTCTTTACCACCGACTTTATTGTTGGTTTTCCTGGCGAAACCGCCGAAGATTTTGAAGCGACAATTAATTTACTACATACCGTGGGCTACGATTTAAGTTTTTCGTTTACCTATTCGCCGCGGCCTGGCACTACCGCTTTACGTTTAGAAGATAATGTGAGTGAAGAAGTAAAAAAAGAACGTTTGGATATTTTACTTAATCGGCAGCGCCAGGTTTCGGGTGCTAATAATGCAAAATTGCTTGATACCCAGCAAACCATGCTGGTGGAAAACTACAGTGCCGAAAATAAAACCTGGTTTGGACGAACCGGCACCAATAAAATTGTTCATCTTCAGGATGAAAATCCAAAACGCAGCTTGACGGGGGAATTTGTTAAGGTAAAAGTAATAAAAGCAAATCCGCATTCTTTAATAGCGGAAGCAATATAA
- a CDS encoding HIT domain-containing protein, which yields MTKPIWAPWRMAFIAKAHKQRGGCVFCEQPKKGIKASTLVIYQGAHSFVILNKYPYTCGHLMVVPNRHTNLFEDLTAEEHCEMSALVAASIKILKKAAGAQGFNVGLNLGKAAGAGIKDHLHYHVIPRWEGDNNIMPVIGNIRVMPEHLNDTYKKLAPHFKKLKK from the coding sequence ATGACTAAACCCATTTGGGCGCCGTGGCGCATGGCCTTTATTGCCAAAGCGCATAAACAACGTGGGGGCTGTGTGTTTTGTGAACAGCCCAAAAAGGGGATTAAAGCCTCAACCCTTGTTATTTATCAGGGTGCTCATTCGTTTGTGATACTCAATAAATATCCCTACACCTGTGGGCATCTTATGGTGGTGCCCAATCGTCATACCAACTTATTTGAAGATTTAACAGCCGAGGAGCACTGTGAAATGAGTGCGCTTGTGGCGGCTTCTATAAAAATTCTTAAAAAGGCTGCTGGAGCTCAGGGGTTTAATGTGGGCTTAAATTTAGGAAAAGCGGCCGGGGCCGGAATTAAAGATCATCTCCACTATCATGTTATTCCACGTTGGGAAGGCGATAACAATATTATGCCGGTAATTGGTAATATCCGCGTGATGCCCGAACATTTAAACGATACCTATAAAAAATTGGCTCCCCATTTTAAAAAGCTAAAAAAATAG
- a CDS encoding integration host factor subunit beta, whose product MNKSDLINMLEGKLKSLSHREVEIIVETIFDQMTQSLSRGERIEIRGFGSFEIRTREPRQGRNPKTGASVYVNTRKVPFFKVGKELKERVNTGKAGE is encoded by the coding sequence ATGAACAAGAGTGATCTTATCAACATGTTGGAAGGAAAATTAAAAAGTCTATCCCATCGCGAAGTGGAAATTATTGTGGAAACCATCTTTGACCAGATGACCCAATCGTTATCGCGTGGGGAACGCATCGAAATCCGTGGCTTTGGCAGCTTCGAAATACGTACTCGTGAACCTCGCCAAGGACGTAACCCTAAAACAGGTGCCAGCGTTTATGTGAATACGCGCAAGGTTCCCTTTTTTAAAGTGGGGAAAGAATTAAAAGAACGTGTTAATACCGGTAAGGCCGGAGAGTAG
- a CDS encoding gamma carbonic anhydrase family protein, with protein sequence MILPFKNINPNIGKDVFLAPQSVVIGDVEIGEGSSVWFNTVIRGDVNTIRIGKKTNIQDLTMVHVTNADAPKPANTVIGDYVTIGHRVIVHGCTVKDRSLIGMGAILLDNAVIEEDCIIGAGSLVTSGTVIPAGSMAFGNPAKVVRKLTDIEKAMLIVSAEHYYELSKKY encoded by the coding sequence GTGATTCTTCCTTTTAAAAATATTAATCCTAACATTGGAAAAGATGTTTTTCTGGCTCCTCAATCTGTAGTTATTGGTGATGTGGAAATAGGGGAGGGATCTTCCGTTTGGTTTAATACGGTTATTCGGGGCGATGTAAACACCATCCGTATCGGCAAAAAAACGAATATCCAAGATTTAACCATGGTGCATGTAACCAATGCCGATGCCCCCAAACCGGCAAATACGGTTATTGGTGATTACGTGACTATTGGCCATCGTGTGATTGTACATGGATGTACTGTTAAAGACCGCTCGCTTATTGGTATGGGGGCTATTCTTCTGGATAATGCCGTTATTGAGGAAGATTGCATTATTGGGGCCGGCTCTTTGGTAACAAGTGGTACAGTTATACCGGCGGGCTCAATGGCTTTTGGTAATCCAGCCAAAGTTGTGCGCAAACTTACCGATATTGAAAAGGCCATGCTTATTGTATCGGCCGAGCATTATTATGAACTCTCTAAAAAATATTAA
- a CDS encoding DUF151 domain-containing protein — MTETEELIRMKVTGLTIDPFTNMPIIILKDMQESMALPIWIGLIEASSIATELEKVELTRPMTHDLMKKIIDLLGAKIHQVVISDLTDNTFMAEIELDVNGQIHVMDSRPSDAIAIALRTQANIFVNKRVIEKSRRIDLAKKMDDGEVKEQKWAEILESLAPEDFGKYKM; from the coding sequence ATGACCGAAACCGAAGAACTCATCCGCATGAAGGTAACAGGGCTTACTATAGATCCCTTTACCAACATGCCCATCATTATTTTAAAAGACATGCAAGAAAGCATGGCGCTTCCTATTTGGATTGGTCTTATTGAAGCTTCATCTATTGCTACCGAACTTGAAAAAGTGGAATTAACGCGCCCTATGACTCATGATTTAATGAAAAAAATTATCGATCTTTTGGGTGCTAAAATTCATCAGGTGGTAATTTCCGATTTAACCGATAATACGTTTATGGCCGAAATAGAACTTGATGTGAATGGTCAAATTCATGTGATGGATAGCCGTCCATCGGATGCTATTGCCATTGCTTTAAGAACACAGGCCAATATTTTTGTTAATAAAAGAGTAATTGAAAAATCTCGTCGTATCGATTTAGCCAAAAAAATGGATGATGGCGAAGTTAAAGAACAAAAATGGGCTGAAATTTTAGAAAGTTTGGCCCCTGAAGATTTTGGTAAGTATAAAATGTAA
- the uvrB gene encoding excinuclease ABC subunit UvrB, giving the protein MPPFKLISNFKPMGHQPQAIKKLSDGVLKGLSHQTLLGVTGSGKTFTMAHVIAETKKPALILAPNKTLAAQLYAEFKALFPDNAVEYFVSYYDYYQPEAYIPRTDVFIEKDSAINEEIDKMRHSATRSVLERNDVIVVASVSCIYGLGSPDAYQGMLVDIKKGMSVGRTHILNKLVMIQYERNDVDFHRGTFRVRGDVVEIFPAYEENRAIRMEFFGDEIDQISIVDPLRGKTLEKVDRVAIYPGSHFVTPKSLLEKAMINIKAELKDRLEYFRKEGKLVEAQRLEQRTMYDLEMIGEIGFCKGIENYSRHLTGRDPGLPPPTLLEYFPSDFLLMIDESHIAVPQIGGMYNGDRARKTTLVDYGFRLPSALDNRPLKFDEFEKMIKQTIYVSATPGDYELKNSKKQIVEQLVRPTGLIDPEIMVRPVKNQVDDLLIEIKKVIEKGERVLVTTLTKRMSENLTEYYTGEKIKVKYLHSDIDTMERMEILRDLRLGVFDVLVGINLLREGLDLPEVSLVAILDADKEGFLRSERSLIQTFGRAARNLNGRVICYADNLTGSLKRAISETNRRREIQTEYNKEHGITPTSITKEIRDALQIANADYVDLDVGAHGRTPLQDISLKDIPREIEKLTKEMKDHAKKMEFEEAANIRDKINELKKRELAFSGMDE; this is encoded by the coding sequence ATGCCGCCGTTTAAACTTATCTCCAATTTCAAACCCATGGGGCACCAACCCCAAGCCATTAAAAAGCTTTCCGACGGTGTTTTAAAAGGTCTGTCCCACCAAACATTATTGGGCGTAACGGGCTCCGGCAAAACCTTTACCATGGCGCATGTGATTGCCGAAACTAAAAAACCGGCTCTTATTTTGGCTCCCAATAAAACGCTGGCGGCGCAGTTGTATGCCGAATTTAAAGCGCTCTTTCCCGATAATGCCGTAGAGTACTTTGTGAGTTACTACGATTACTACCAGCCCGAAGCTTATATCCCGCGTACCGATGTTTTTATCGAAAAAGATTCGGCCATCAATGAAGAAATCGACAAAATGAGACATTCGGCGACACGTTCGGTTTTAGAACGCAATGACGTGATTGTTGTGGCTTCGGTTTCGTGCATCTATGGTTTGGGATCGCCTGATGCCTATCAGGGAATGCTGGTGGATATTAAAAAGGGCATGTCGGTAGGGAGAACACATATTTTAAACAAGCTCGTGATGATTCAATATGAACGAAATGATGTGGATTTTCATCGCGGAACGTTTCGTGTGCGTGGTGATGTGGTGGAAATTTTTCCGGCTTACGAAGAAAACCGCGCTATACGTATGGAATTTTTTGGAGATGAGATTGATCAAATAAGTATTGTGGATCCCTTGCGTGGCAAAACTCTTGAAAAAGTAGATCGCGTTGCCATTTATCCGGGGTCACACTTTGTGACTCCAAAATCACTTTTAGAAAAAGCCATGATTAATATTAAGGCCGAACTAAAAGACAGACTCGAATATTTTAGAAAAGAAGGAAAGCTGGTAGAAGCCCAGCGTTTAGAGCAGCGTACCATGTACGATTTGGAGATGATTGGTGAAATTGGTTTTTGTAAAGGGATCGAAAACTATTCACGCCATCTTACCGGCCGAGACCCAGGCCTGCCTCCGCCAACCTTGCTTGAATATTTTCCAAGTGATTTTTTACTGATGATTGATGAATCGCACATTGCTGTTCCGCAAATTGGTGGGATGTACAACGGGGATAGGGCGCGTAAAACAACATTGGTGGATTACGGTTTCAGGCTTCCGTCGGCACTCGATAACCGCCCCCTTAAATTTGATGAGTTTGAAAAAATGATCAAACAAACTATTTATGTGTCGGCAACACCTGGAGATTACGAATTAAAGAATTCTAAAAAACAGATTGTAGAACAGCTGGTGCGTCCAACAGGACTTATTGACCCTGAGATTATGGTGCGTCCTGTTAAAAATCAGGTAGATGATTTGCTGATAGAAATTAAAAAAGTTATTGAAAAGGGCGAGCGTGTTTTGGTGACCACACTGACAAAGCGGATGTCTGAAAATTTAACCGAATATTACACGGGCGAAAAAATTAAGGTTAAATATCTTCATTCCGATATTGATACTATGGAGCGCATGGAAATATTGCGCGATTTGCGTTTAGGCGTTTTTGATGTGCTGGTGGGGATTAATTTATTGCGAGAAGGACTCGATTTGCCCGAAGTATCGCTGGTAGCTATTTTGGATGCCGATAAAGAAGGCTTTTTACGTTCCGAACGTTCACTTATTCAAACGTTTGGCCGTGCGGCGCGTAATTTAAATGGTCGTGTCATTTGCTATGCCGATAACCTAACGGGCTCACTTAAAAGAGCAATTTCCGAAACAAACAGGCGTCGAGAAATTCAAACCGAGTATAATAAGGAACATGGTATTACGCCTACCAGTATTACTAAAGAAATTAGAGATGCTCTGCAAATTGCCAATGCTGATTATGTTGATTTAGACGTAGGGGCGCACGGCCGCACGCCCTTGCAGGATATTAGTCTGAAAGATATTCCTCGAGAGATAGAAAAACTTACAAAAGAAATGAAGGACCATGCTAAAAAGATGGAGTTTGAAGAAGCGGCCAATATACGCGACAAGATAAACGAACTTAAAAAGAGAGAGCTGGCCTTTAGCGGTATGGATGAATAA
- a CDS encoding radical SAM protein: MGKVFEKSLSATANVAWHTFQGINKLFPQGKAKTPKWSDKPLLKSHQKVKPTLGWPRETDSLCPGCVKEVREAIISGKEDINILRTGTPGEIKAMIVEKDGKIMMVKDCPKHGHFEDVMSTDPKFLAKMESLFPGSDFFAPDNKLRNHGTSSIKFGRGSVLTVDLTNRCNMMCEPCFMDANQVGYVHELEFNEVKQILNNAVSIKPRRQLSVQFSGGEPTLSPHFINGIKYAKEVGYFSVQCATNGIKFAQDPAFAQEAYDAGLRIAYLQFDGVGNANNEHRKIGNLFDIKLRAIENLYNAGVDVVLVVTVVNTVNDHQIGEIFRFAVANSDKITFISFQPVSFTGRDEDISDADRMRMRYTLANLAHDLKKQTGITDPHRDWFPLSAVSVFSDFGDMISAELDKDWGSLKCGCHPNCGVGTAFFVNKQSKEKFSLGAALDIDQLFKDVALINDNSRSTFWSKVQIVLSLLRNYDASQTPNSFSLKHLLQKFDKQSGGTLGGEYGVGKERKKDTWLLMFVAGMWFQDLWNYDFRRTERCIIPYGTQEGEISFCAYNTGIGWRNIIEHFYKNASVGEWYKEKGRHDVYANGKAVDIGAFDNTLSVPGKPSYDPTAAIKESVPEKQAVGFNV, translated from the coding sequence ATGGGTAAAGTATTTGAAAAAAGTCTTTCGGCAACAGCGAATGTGGCCTGGCATACATTTCAGGGTATTAATAAACTGTTCCCGCAGGGTAAGGCTAAAACGCCCAAATGGTCTGATAAACCTCTTCTTAAAAGTCATCAAAAAGTAAAGCCTACACTGGGTTGGCCTCGTGAAACCGATTCTCTCTGTCCGGGATGCGTAAAAGAAGTACGCGAGGCCATTATTAGCGGCAAAGAAGATATCAATATTTTGCGTACCGGCACACCGGGCGAAATTAAAGCCATGATTGTTGAAAAAGATGGCAAGATCATGATGGTGAAAGATTGCCCCAAGCATGGTCATTTTGAAGATGTGATGTCGACCGACCCAAAGTTTTTAGCCAAGATGGAATCGCTTTTTCCTGGCAGCGATTTTTTTGCTCCCGATAATAAATTACGTAACCATGGTACCTCATCCATTAAATTTGGCCGTGGTTCGGTATTAACTGTAGATTTAACCAACCGTTGCAACATGATGTGTGAGCCTTGTTTTATGGATGCCAACCAGGTGGGTTATGTGCACGAGTTAGAGTTTAACGAAGTAAAACAAATTTTAAATAATGCTGTGAGTATTAAACCTCGTCGTCAATTGTCGGTTCAGTTTTCGGGCGGCGAACCTACTTTGTCGCCTCATTTTATCAATGGTATTAAGTACGCTAAAGAAGTGGGATACTTTTCTGTTCAGTGTGCCACCAATGGTATCAAGTTTGCCCAAGACCCTGCTTTTGCCCAAGAAGCCTATGATGCTGGTTTACGTATTGCTTATTTACAGTTTGATGGCGTTGGCAATGCTAATAATGAACACCGTAAAATTGGTAATTTGTTTGATATTAAACTGCGCGCAATTGAAAATTTATACAATGCTGGCGTAGATGTGGTGTTGGTAGTGACAGTAGTGAATACGGTTAACGATCATCAAATTGGCGAAATTTTTCGATTTGCCGTGGCTAATTCCGATAAAATTACTTTTATTTCTTTTCAACCGGTTTCGTTTACCGGACGTGACGAAGATATTAGCGATGCCGATCGCATGCGTATGCGTTATACATTGGCTAATTTAGCGCACGATCTTAAAAAGCAAACGGGCATTACCGACCCTCATCGCGACTGGTTTCCGTTGTCGGCCGTGAGTGTTTTTTCAGATTTTGGCGATATGATTAGTGCCGAGCTTGATAAAGACTGGGGTAGTTTAAAATGCGGCTGTCATCCTAATTGCGGTGTAGGGACAGCTTTTTTTGTTAATAAACAATCGAAAGAAAAGTTTTCTTTGGGAGCCGCTTTAGATATAGATCAACTTTTTAAAGATGTAGCCCTTATTAACGATAACAGCCGTTCTACTTTTTGGTCGAAAGTTCAAATTGTATTATCGCTATTGCGTAATTATGATGCCTCGCAAACTCCCAATTCGTTTAGCTTAAAACATTTATTGCAAAAGTTTGATAAGCAAAGCGGCGGTACTTTGGGCGGTGAATATGGTGTGGGTAAAGAACGTAAAAAAGATACATGGCTGCTCATGTTTGTGGCCGGGATGTGGTTTCAAGATTTATGGAATTACGATTTTAGACGCACCGAACGTTGTATTATCCCGTACGGCACGCAAGAAGGAGAAATTTCATTTTGTGCCTACAATACAGGGATTGGCTGGCGCAATATCATCGAGCATTTTTATAAAAATGCCTCGGTAGGTGAATGGTATAAGGAAAAGGGCCGTCATGATGTTTATGCAAACGGCAAAGCGGTGGATATTGGTGCTTTCGACAATACCTTATCGGTTCCTGGAAAACCCTCGTATGACCCCACAGCAGCTATAAAAGAGAGTGTGCCCGAAAAGCAGGCGGTGGGATTTAATGTATAA
- a CDS encoding CDP-alcohol phosphatidyltransferase family protein, translating to MQQTFPWVSLGPLIAFNVLLLCTVLVFRGVYRKRERLKDVEERFESKFLSRWMKEYWYWLTEPIVLFLIKIKLTPNKITGIGVLISLLSGYFFADGRFGLGGWVMIAAGTFDMFDGRVARMTGKATHSGAYYDAVMDRVSESATFLGLAYYYRNSWAVGLVCLALVGSFMVSYARAKGEAEGAKYTGGSMQRPERIVYLGVGAIFIPIISYFLVKIHPGFSIDNLYLLPLAFVALMTGLTTIDRITKVMALLDKKR from the coding sequence ATGCAACAAACGTTTCCCTGGGTTTCACTAGGTCCTCTTATTGCTTTTAACGTTCTTTTATTATGCACGGTGTTGGTTTTTCGTGGTGTGTATCGTAAGAGAGAGCGTTTAAAAGATGTTGAAGAGCGTTTTGAGTCAAAATTTTTAAGCCGTTGGATGAAAGAATACTGGTATTGGCTTACCGAACCCATCGTACTCTTTTTAATAAAAATAAAACTCACTCCCAATAAAATTACCGGAATAGGTGTTCTTATCAGTTTACTTTCAGGTTATTTTTTTGCCGATGGCCGTTTTGGCCTGGGAGGATGGGTAATGATTGCCGCTGGTACTTTTGATATGTTTGATGGGCGTGTAGCGCGCATGACGGGTAAGGCGACGCATTCAGGAGCGTATTACGATGCAGTGATGGACCGGGTGTCGGAATCGGCTACCTTTTTAGGATTAGCGTACTATTACCGCAATTCGTGGGCTGTGGGGCTTGTTTGTTTGGCGTTAGTGGGTTCGTTTATGGTGAGTTATGCGCGTGCTAAAGGTGAGGCTGAGGGCGCCAAATACACGGGTGGTAGTATGCAGCGACCGGAACGTATTGTCTATTTGGGTGTAGGTGCCATATTTATTCCTATCATTTCCTATTTTTTGGTAAAAATTCATCCCGGATTTAGCATTGATAATTTGTATCTTTTGCCTCTTGCTTTTGTAGCACTCATGACAGGACTGACTACCATTGACCGTATTACCAAGGTAATGGCACTTTTGGATAAGAAGAGGTAA